In the Candidatus Zymogenaceae bacterium genome, TGACGTTCGGCCCCGGTTTTACCAATACCATCTCGGCCATGGTGAACGCACAATTGACCAACGCGCCGGTGGTGCTGATCGCCGGGGCCCACGGGGCGAAGTCCCCGGAGCGCCTGGGGCTTCAGGATATGCACCAGGAGCCGATCATCAGGTCCGTCGTGAAAAAGTCGCTGGTCTGCCGGAAGGCTGAGCGGATACCGGAATACATCGACATGGCCTTACGCTATGCCACGGGAGGATGTCCCGGCCCGGTATTCCTGGAGCTGCCCATCGATGTGCTCACCGCTCCCGTCGATATGGATCGGGTGACGTGGACCGGCGCCGATATCACATCCAGGCCCGTGGACGCACACGACGCTGAAAAGCTTGTGGAGATGATCGAGTCCTCGAAAAAGCCGATCATCATCGCCGGCAGCGGCGCCTATTATTCCGGGGCCGGGGATGAGCTGACCGCCTTCGTCGACCAGGTCGGGATCCCGGCGTTCACCCTGAAGATGGGACGGGGGATCATTTCGGACACCCATCCGCTCTGCTTCGGCACATCCGTCCCGACAACCCCGGGATGCGCCGCCACGGCCGTTACGGGATCGGACCTGGTTATCTTGCTGGGCACCCGCCTGTGTATGTATACCGCTAACGGCGCTTTTTTCAACAAGGATGCGAAAGTCGTTCAGGTGGACATAGAGGCGGAGGAGATCGGACGAAACAAGGTCATCGATCTCCCCATCATCGCAGACGCCCGGGCGCTGCTCACGGAATGCAAGGCCGTCGTCTCGCAGAGGGGCATCGGCGATGATCTGAAGGCCCGCTTCGGTGACTGGGTCAAGACGCTGAATGTGACCCATCGGGAGCAGAAAGAGATTGCTGAAAAGGAGCTTGTCTTCGATGATGTGCCCATCAACCCCGGCGTGCTGGTCCGAGAGGTTGATGCCTTCATGGATCGTGACGACGATATCATCATCTCCGACGGCGGCGATGCGTATTCCTGGGTCATAGCCACACGAACCTGCAGGAGAGAGATGAATGTCCTGGATACGGGCCTTTTTGGATGCCTGGGTGTAGGCCTGCCCTATGGACTGGCCGCCAAGCTCGCACAACCGGATCGGAGGGTTATCGTCTATACAGGTGACGGGGCGCTCGGCTTCAACTTCATGGAGTTCGAGACATCCCTCAGGAAAAAGCTCCCGATCGTCGTGGTCATCGACAACAACCGGAAGTGGGGCATGACGTCCAACAGCATGATGGACGAATTCGGAGAGTATGTCCCCGGAACAGTGGAGATCGGCTCTGTGCCGTATCATGAGGTGGTGGAAGCGTTGGGAGGTAAGGGATTTTTGGTGGAGAAGGCAGAGGACATCCGCCCGACGCTGGAGAAGGCGTTCGCGTGCGGGGTCTCTGCGTGTGTCAACGTCATGACCGATCCCGAGGTCATCGGTCCCGGCTCGAAGGCCATGGCGATGATGAAACATATATGACGGAGAACAACACAAAATCAAATGTGCCGGCTTTCGCACGGGACGCGGGAGCTTCTTCTCTGATGATGCGAAAGCCTCTCTTTTGTGGCGGGGGCCGGCGTTTTTTGTCTGGTGATGTCGGTAAGGTAGGTCCCGTAAAGGAGAAATAAACATGGAAGCGTCGATTTTTAACAAGATCATCATGCCTCTGGGCATCGTGATTATTATGTACGGCCTGGGGCTTTCGTTGACTGTTGTCGATTTCAGGAGGGTGTGGACAAATCCGAAGGTGATGTCGACAGGGATCGCCCTTCAGATTGTCGGCCTTCCGATTCTCGGTTTTATGTTCTGCTATGCGTTACACCTGAATCCCGTTATGGCAATGTCCGTAATGCTTCTGAGCTCCAGTCCCGGAGGGGCCATCACGAACCTGGTGTCGTTCGTCTCGAAGGGGGACGCGGCCCTTTCGGTGAGCCTGACGGCCGTCAACAGCTTCATTACCGTTGTGACGATCCCGATCGTGGTGACGCTTTCCCTGGGGCATTTTCTGGGGGCGGAAGCAGCGGCCCAAGTAAGGGTGTGGAAGCTTTCACTGGGAATTTTGGCTATCACCATCCCGCCGATTATCCTCGGCATGTTGACAAAGCAGAAGCTGCCCGATTTCGCGAAAAAATCGGAGAAGTGGGTAAGAAGGGGGACGATCGCGTTTCTGGCCACCATTGCCACGATAGTATGCATAAACGAGCGGGCCTTGATCACCGAGCATTACGATGAGATGACACTGCTCGCCGTCGCCCTGTGCCTGTTGAGCGGCATTATGGGCATGACGGTGGCGAGCGCCGTCCGTTTTCCAAGAAAACATGTTCTGACCCTCTCGATAGAGGTGGGACTTCATAACAGCGCCATGGCAATCGCCATCGCAATGAGCTTTCTCGACATGCCGGAGCTTTCGATATTCTCTGCATTCTACCTCTTGGTGGAATATATTATCTCAGGAATTCTGATGGGGATTATGAGCAGCTCCGTCGGCGATAGGATCCTGGGCATCAAGGGGGAGGCTGCAGGGGAGGTCGCGGAGAAAGCTACCGAAAAGATCCTGTAGAAGGGTCGATACCGCCCTGGATATTTCTTGAAACGGACGGTATATGGGGCTGACATCCTGTGTTTTCGTAATAAATTTTGCCGTGATGGAGTTGATTCGGTGTGCACTGGAAGCCCCGGATTTTCATGGAATCTAAAGGTATACGGCATTTGAGTGGTGAGGCGGCTCGTAAAACTCACACCTTGAAGGTTACGGGTTCTCATCCTAGCCCCGCTACCGAGATAACAACAAGGACCTACGAGGATATGTAGGTCCTTGTTTTGAGTATGAGTGCTCATTTCCCAAGTAAAATCCTGTTCGTTAGGTGTGAAGTCGGTTTAGATTGGATGGAAATGATGATTCAGCCTTACCGTACACTCCCTTCTGAATCCATTTTACGTAATACTCTCACTCTTAAAAAGAACTCATTTTTTGGACATAGTCAGCGAGTCATTTTCGTAGTATTGTCTCAATAACCGTGATAGATAGAAGGTCCTATCCGCATGTATTCATGGAGAAGAGCGAGATGGCACATGAAGAGAGAGATTTTGCTTCGCAAATGCAGGAGCTGAAAGACCTATTGGAACAAGGAGTTCTGACGCCGGAGGAGTTTGAGTCGGGTAAAAAAATGCTGGAACACAGAGAAAAAAGGAGAAGAAGAAAAGGTATACAATCCGGACCGGCGACGGAAAAAAATGGAGTTCCACTCTTTCCTCGATCCGGTGGATGTTTATCGCTGATGATTGTGGGCTCCATCGTCACTGCAGCGCTTGGTGCGTTCTGGTTGCTTTAGGCGGTATTTCACTTATAATCTTCGCAATAATTCCTATAAAGAAGTTGCCCGAGTTCTCGGGCGTCGACGCGATCCGGGACATCTCGACAAATATATCCCCGCCGGCACTGCCGCCGATGATCAATAGGTCCGCATCCGGTTTCGGTCTTCTTTGTGCCGCCATAGGAATGTGAGACTCTCATGTCTTTTCGTTGAGAAAGATTCCCAGACCATCTCAACTCTTTGACTTGTTAGCTTCTCCGGCCTTCTCCTATATATCCGTACGGGAAGCGCGGGAGACGTCACGTCGGATCATATTCCCCTTTTAATCGAGGCATGTATACATCTCATCGGTTGTCGGGAAGAGGTGGTGATTGTTTCCTCTCATTTTTCGGCATTTCATCGGACTTGAACTGAGCCCTTGTTTTTGATAAAATTTCCATAATTAACCCTGCCATTGAGCGGTTGATTTATATGTACGTACACCAAAGTGGAGCGTGAAAGTAAAGAGCGGGAAGTCATCATAGAAGCACGTTCTGTAAGAGAAAAGTATCTTATGATACAGGTTGATGACGGGCGGTAATATATCCGGCGGGATACCGATGCCCCCGATGGGGGAATAGACATCGCCCGCTTTTTCAGCGGTTATCTGGAGTATGTGTGATGAAAATGTCTTTCACTAGATCATCGACCGGAATTGTTCTGATCCTGATCATGGTGTTCGTTCTCCTGCTTTTGCAGACACATACCGCTCGTCCGCAATCCGAATCGGGAAAGGCGGCCGTTCAGGACGACGAATGGGGATTGGACCTCAGCGATGACGGAGGCGACGCCCAGGACGAGGAGTTCGGCATTGATCTCACGCCCGGAAGTCCTGATGCGGTCGCGGATGACATCTACAATAATTGCACGGACAAGAGGTATGAGACGCCGAGGGATTGTCTCCTGGACGATACGCACCGGAGGCTCGGGTGCACGGGCTGTTTTCTCTCGGCGGAGTGCGAGGGCCTGAAAAACATCAGCGGGTACGATGTTTTCAAGAGCATGTACAATCAGGCGCTCTTTTTCAAGGGCCCGGTTCCGGTAGGGGACATCGCATTCCTGACGCTGGCGTCAAGCATTATCAATAACTTTTACGCTCCCTACAAATCGACCGATTTCAACATCATCATTGAGGAGGGCGACCTGTCGTTTTGGGCAAAGCTTGAACAACCGGAAATGGAGGGTCAAAAGCCCACTTTCCGGGTGAGCAAAAAGCTCTTTCTCGAATGTTCCCCGGCCTTCCTCGTCCAGTCGATCGGACATGAGCTGGTACACATGAATCAGTATGAAAACAGCCCCGATGTGGATCTCAGGGGGATAACGACCTATATCAACGCATTTCTCGAGCTCGAGGCGTCGAGATGGGAGATCGAGGACACCTATTCGGGTTGGAAGATCGGAAGCAACGACTTGTTTGAATGTCTGAGAGGGGGAGAACAGATCGAGGTTATAAACATAAAAAACTGCCGCGAATGGCAAACCCTCGCGGCGATAGAGAAGCTGAATGATTGGAGGCCGACCGATCTGGATACCTTGGAGACATGGCTCGAGGCGAATCCGTGGACGAGGGATGTATGGCTCGTGGAGAATCCCGGATGGAGAAAGTATAATACAAATAATATACCCATGCCGTATGGCTGTGAGCCGTTTTAATCGTATTGAGTAGAAAGGTCACGGATAAATAGTACCCGGGGCCTTTTTTATCACTTTGATAAGAGTCAGCTTTTTATAATCTAATGCAAAAGGGGATGTGAATATGAAAACGACGGTAAAGATACTATTTTTCCTGTTTATTGTGATTATTCTGACGGCGGCGTATGCATATCCCGCAGGTCTTTCACCGCAAACCAATCCCACCAGCTTTGTGATGTCGGGTAATGCGGATCTCAACGGTGACGGGCGCCCGGAATCCATTACACTCGCGCCGGGGAGAAGCTTCGGTGAATTTATCCTGTCGGTCGACGGCGTCACAACCGTCGGGATGTTTGAGTTTGACGTTACCGACGGGTTCGCCGTCGTCGATATC is a window encoding:
- a CDS encoding thiamine pyrophosphate-binding protein, whose protein sequence is MSASKNQEPHEGWTLIGESFARAGVKYIFGVPGESISPVQYAAHKASIEVVTARHEQAAAFMAEAYARITGNPGIVLVTFGPGFTNTISAMVNAQLTNAPVVLIAGAHGAKSPERLGLQDMHQEPIIRSVVKKSLVCRKAERIPEYIDMALRYATGGCPGPVFLELPIDVLTAPVDMDRVTWTGADITSRPVDAHDAEKLVEMIESSKKPIIIAGSGAYYSGAGDELTAFVDQVGIPAFTLKMGRGIISDTHPLCFGTSVPTTPGCAATAVTGSDLVILLGTRLCMYTANGAFFNKDAKVVQVDIEAEEIGRNKVIDLPIIADARALLTECKAVVSQRGIGDDLKARFGDWVKTLNVTHREQKEIAEKELVFDDVPINPGVLVREVDAFMDRDDDIIISDGGDAYSWVIATRTCRREMNVLDTGLFGCLGVGLPYGLAAKLAQPDRRVIVYTGDGALGFNFMEFETSLRKKLPIVVVIDNNRKWGMTSNSMMDEFGEYVPGTVEIGSVPYHEVVEALGGKGFLVEKAEDIRPTLEKAFACGVSACVNVMTDPEVIGPGSKAMAMMKHI
- a CDS encoding bile acid:sodium symporter family protein, yielding MEASIFNKIIMPLGIVIIMYGLGLSLTVVDFRRVWTNPKVMSTGIALQIVGLPILGFMFCYALHLNPVMAMSVMLLSSSPGGAITNLVSFVSKGDAALSVSLTAVNSFITVVTIPIVVTLSLGHFLGAEAAAQVRVWKLSLGILAITIPPIILGMLTKQKLPDFAKKSEKWVRRGTIAFLATIATIVCINERALITEHYDEMTLLAVALCLLSGIMGMTVASAVRFPRKHVLTLSIEVGLHNSAMAIAIAMSFLDMPELSIFSAFYLLVEYIISGILMGIMSSSVGDRILGIKGEAAGEVAEKATEKIL
- a CDS encoding SHOCT domain-containing protein — translated: MAHEERDFASQMQELKDLLEQGVLTPEEFESGKKMLEHREKRRRRKGIQSGPATEKNGVPLFPRSGGCLSLMIVGSIVTAALGAFWLL